A stretch of the Porites lutea chromosome 12, jaPorLute2.1, whole genome shotgun sequence genome encodes the following:
- the LOC140921552 gene encoding uncharacterized protein, with translation MVYCSAFNCNNDGKKMKQLSFFQFPSDEKYRQIWKEKVRRLNWEPNKNSRLCSAHFEPHCYATHPKVFESLGIPKPKKVLLKHDAIPTIFDYEDRSTKPKSEACERKHEESKKSASNKGRKMLEVIDFSSLLDDYLKGLQSEEDLSSSGAKKGSDELVNEIVPSSSPCEGGDKFVLLLNKPLPEEIDEIERSLLCVRFGIAHVVPVTLWEEQVIRGEHIPRSETPGLVTVQLETNDGRVLGSTQFTYKEEICSGFQKIVCSANYRGKFMKAFISNGPSKDSLTTERNETETDVALTTPSDSSLTLTSILKLMLYIAAKSQVSDFVKDLFKTETGNALIKSFREKDPIQEPETDLKPTLKQRLTTYLEQISSRLTTEEEEQKARGLQHVKTEGERKPNLVKIPELKKRPNLKEIKTKQFSKLPKAKRASTKKPINTSSILSECVDMNSKTNSLLLLSDVALRRLRDYENDNSATLSLSRTPSNSTVIAKKEKKQQQVRNGFKFTRRVVLLPRGCTRLPPFGELLKIKSTTAVNSGTVDLEKDMTADAVLKQVRTVLSTLGKKRIRLAAADARGQLEFFKATKWTGRNIRQRIKSNSMLYVVPS, from the exons ATGGTTTATTGCAGCGCCTTCAATTGCAATAACGATGGAAAAAAGATGAAGCAACTGAGCTTTTTTCAGTTTCCATCTGATGAGAAATATCGTCAAATCTGGAAAGAGAAAGTGAGACGATTGAATTGGGAACCAAACAAGAATTCGAGATTGTGCTCGGCGCATTTTGAGCCACACTGTTATGCCACTCATCCGAAAGTTTTCGAGTCTCTGGGCATACCAAAGCCGAAAAAGGTATTATTGAAGCACGATGCTATTCCAACGATCTTTGATTACGAAGACAGGTCGACGAAACCGAAAAGCGAAGCTTGTGAACGGAAGCACGAGGAATCGAAGAAATCAGCGTCTAACAAGGGACGGAAAATGTTGGAG GTAATAGACTTCAGTTCTCTCTTGGATGATTATTTAAAGGGTCTTCAATCTGAAGAAGACCTGAGCTCATCTGGTGCTAAAAAAG gtTCTGATGAGCTGGTGAATGAAATTGTTCCAAGTTCTTCTCCATGTGAG GGTGGTGATAAATTTGTCCTGCTTCTCAACAAGCCTTTACCAGAAGAAATTGATGAAATTGAGCGTTCTCTGTTGTGTGTCCGTTTTGGCATTGCACATGTTGTCCCTGTTACCCTATGGGAAGAACAAGTTATCAGAGGGGAACACATACCAA GAAGTGAAACACCTGGTTTAGTGACTGTTCAACTTGAAACCAATGATGGTAGAGTTCTTGGAAGCACACAGTTTACATACAAGGAAGAGATCTGTTCTGGATTTCAAAAGATTGTATGCAGTGCAAATTATCGAGGAAAATTCATGAAGGCATTCATCAGTAATGGACCCAGCAAAGACTCATTGACCACAGAACGAAATGAAACAGAAACAG ATGTGGCTCTCACGACACCATCAGATTCAAGCCTCACGCTCACCAGTATATTGAAGTTGATGCTTTACATAGCAGCTAAGAGTCAAGTCAGTGACTTTGTGAAGGATCTTTTCAAAACGGAAACTGGAAATGCACTTATAAAGTCTTTTAGGGAAAAGGATCCTATCCAAGAGCCAGAGACAGATCTGAAACCTACTTTGAAGCAAAGGCTGACAACTTATCTTGAACAAATCTCATCAAG GTTAACTACTGAAGAAGAGGAGCAAAAGGCAAGAGGTCTTCAGCATGTCAAAACTGAAGGGGAAAGGAAACCCAATCTAGTTAAAATTCCAG agcTCAAGAAAAGACCAAAcctaaaagaaatcaaaacaaagcaatTCAGCAAACTTCCAAAAGCTAAAAGGGCATCTACAAAGAAACCGATCAACACAAGTAGTATACTATCTGAATGCGTTG ATATGAACTCCAAGACAAATTCCCTGCTCTTATTATCTGACGTAGCATTACGGCGCTTGAGAGACTATGAGAACGATAACAGTGCGACCCTTTCGTTGAGTAGAACACCAAGCAACTCTACAGTGATCGctaagaaagagaagaagcaacAGCAAGTCCGCAACGGCTTCAAATTCACAAGAAGAGTTGTTCTTCTCCCTCGTGGCTGTACACGTCTACCACCTTTCGGTGAGCTGTTGAAAATCAAATCGACTACTGCTGTCAACAGTGGAACTGTTGATTTAGAGAAAGATATGACAGCAGACGCTGTTCTTAAACAAGTACGAACTGTCCTTAGTACACTGGGGAAGAAAAG